Proteins co-encoded in one Clostridiales bacterium genomic window:
- the gyrA gene encoding DNA gyrase subunit A — MAKKRQDNSLNKEEFIETLKKSKVKKVQINDELKKSFIAYAMAVNVSRAIPDVRDGLKPVQRRILYSMHELGLDSSKPHRKCARIVGDVLGKYHPHGDSAVYLALVRMAQDFSMRVPLVDGHGNFGSIDGDPPAAQRYTEARLSKISGELLKDIDKETVDFYPNFDETLQQPVVLPSKFPNLLVNGSDGIAVGMATNIPPHNLNEVIDGVIALIDNPDITIDELIQIIPGPDYPTGGVIMGRANVRHAYKTGRGGITVRAKCEIEEYARARDGAPTKTRIIVTQLPHQVNKSRLIEQIADLVKSKRIEGISDIRDESDRQGMRIVIEVRRDAQASIVLNQLYKHTNLQVSGGITLLALVGGQPKILNLKEALYYYLEHQREVVTRRTRFDLQKAEERYHIVEGLVIALANIDEVIKIIKGSQDKFEAADQLMKRFVLTDKQANAILEMRLQRLTSLEVEKLNEELVSLTNLINELKSILSSKEKIESIIKTELTQIKQAYGEPRRTEISLDYGEIDIADMIEKEDVVISMTHFGYIKRLPADEYKPQRRGGKGVTAHRPKEEDFVENMFVTSTHSDLLFFSNKGKVYSLKAYEVPEAQRMSRGRAIVNLLELENDEKITACIPLDEDATKGNLIMATKNGLIKKTALEEFAKIRRDGKIAIKLVDDDELISVQLTNGKDQILVASAQGKCIRFSEKEVRLIGRDTQGVKSIDLDKGDYVVDMTVIKPGYEILTVSQYGYGKRADIEEYRLQSRGGKGIKAGVFNEKTGKLVNLKQVSPDDDIMLISSNGIMIRMPCQDISKISRDTQGVRLMKMDNGGEVVCVAVASADEELEG, encoded by the coding sequence ATGGCTAAGAAAAGACAAGACAATTCGTTGAACAAAGAAGAGTTTATTGAAACGCTAAAGAAAAGCAAAGTCAAAAAAGTTCAAATCAACGACGAACTAAAAAAATCATTTATAGCTTACGCGATGGCGGTCAATGTAAGCCGCGCCATCCCCGATGTAAGGGACGGGCTAAAGCCTGTCCAGCGCAGGATTTTGTATTCAATGCACGAACTGGGCTTGGACAGCTCCAAACCCCACCGCAAATGCGCGCGCATCGTGGGCGATGTCTTGGGCAAATACCACCCCCACGGCGACAGCGCCGTATACTTGGCGCTTGTGCGAATGGCGCAAGACTTTAGCATGCGCGTCCCGCTTGTGGACGGGCACGGCAACTTCGGCTCAATTGACGGCGATCCGCCCGCGGCTCAAAGATACACCGAAGCGAGATTGTCCAAAATAAGCGGCGAGCTTTTAAAAGACATAGACAAAGAAACCGTGGATTTTTATCCTAACTTTGACGAGACGCTGCAGCAGCCCGTCGTTTTGCCGTCTAAGTTCCCCAACCTTTTGGTCAACGGCTCGGACGGCATCGCCGTGGGCATGGCGACCAATATCCCGCCCCATAACCTAAACGAAGTTATTGACGGCGTGATTGCCCTAATTGACAATCCCGATATTACTATTGACGAGCTTATCCAGATTATCCCCGGCCCCGATTATCCCACGGGCGGCGTGATTATGGGCAGGGCCAATGTTCGCCACGCGTATAAGACAGGGCGCGGCGGCATCACGGTAAGGGCAAAATGCGAGATTGAAGAATACGCCCGCGCGCGGGACGGCGCGCCTACCAAAACCCGAATAATAGTGACGCAGTTGCCGCACCAGGTCAACAAGTCCAGGCTAATAGAACAAATAGCCGATCTTGTAAAATCCAAGCGCATAGAAGGCATATCGGATATACGGGACGAGTCCGACAGGCAAGGCATGCGCATTGTCATAGAGGTAAGGCGGGACGCCCAAGCGTCTATTGTTTTGAACCAGCTATACAAGCATACCAACTTGCAGGTTTCGGGCGGCATAACCTTGCTGGCGCTGGTAGGCGGCCAGCCTAAAATACTAAACCTAAAAGAAGCGCTTTATTATTATTTGGAACACCAAAGGGAAGTCGTTACAAGGCGCACCAGGTTTGACCTTCAAAAAGCCGAAGAAAGATACCATATAGTAGAGGGCTTGGTTATAGCGCTTGCCAATATTGACGAGGTTATCAAGATCATAAAAGGCAGCCAAGATAAGTTTGAGGCGGCCGATCAATTGATGAAGCGGTTTGTTTTGACCGACAAGCAGGCAAACGCTATCTTGGAGATGAGGTTGCAAAGATTGACCTCGCTGGAAGTTGAAAAACTTAACGAGGAGTTGGTAAGCCTGACCAATCTCATAAACGAGTTAAAGAGCATCCTCAGTTCAAAAGAAAAAATAGAAAGCATAATAAAAACCGAGCTGACCCAGATAAAGCAAGCTTACGGCGAGCCGCGGCGGACCGAGATCTCGCTTGACTATGGCGAGATTGATATAGCCGATATGATTGAAAAAGAAGACGTTGTCATATCAATGACCCATTTCGGCTATATAAAACGCCTGCCCGCCGACGAATACAAGCCCCAGCGCCGCGGCGGCAAGGGCGTTACGGCGCACAGGCCCAAAGAGGAAGACTTTGTGGAGAATATGTTTGTCACAAGCACGCATTCCGATTTGTTGTTCTTTAGCAACAAGGGCAAAGTTTACAGCCTAAAGGCTTACGAAGTGCCCGAAGCGCAAAGAATGTCAAGGGGAAGGGCCATAGTCAATTTGCTTGAGCTGGAAAACGACGAAAAGATTACGGCTTGCATACCTTTGGACGAAGACGCGACCAAAGGCAATCTTATAATGGCTACCAAAAACGGCCTTATCAAAAAGACCGCTTTGGAGGAGTTTGCCAAAATCAGAAGGGACGGCAAGATAGCCATAAAGCTGGTTGACGACGACGAGTTAATAAGCGTCCAGCTTACCAACGGCAAAGACCAAATTTTGGTCGCAAGCGCCCAAGGCAAATGCATAAGGTTTAGCGAAAAAGAAGTCAGGCTTATAGGCAGAGACACCCAAGGCGTCAAGAGCATTGATCTGGATAAGGGCGATTATGTCGTGGATATGACGGTTATCAAGCCCGGCTATGAGATTTTGACGGTATCCCAATACGGATACGGCAAGCGCGCTGATATAGAAGAATACAGGCTGCAATCGCGCGGCGGCAAAGGCATTAAAGCGGGCGTGTTTAACGAAAAGACCGGAAAGCTGGTCAACCTAAAACAAGTCTCGCCCGACGACGATATAATGCTTATCTCCAGCAACGGCATAATGATACGCATGCCCTGCCAAGACATATCCAAGATAAGCCGCGATACCCAAGGCGTAAGGCTTATGAAAATGGACAATGGCGGCGAAGTCGTATGCGTGGCGGTCGCAAGCGCGGACGAAGAGCTTGAGGGGTAA
- a CDS encoding patatin-like phospholipase family protein: protein MALFFFKRRKKNSLGLALGGGAAKGFAHIGVIKAFEEHNINFDYVAGTSAGAIVGALFCAGANSQDLVNIAHEIDPRAIRRVLSLPPIDTSRLENILKKYLGDITFRDLKTPFIAVAVDLKEGAQVLLQSGQVAKAVSASCAIPFFFKPVIIDNMHLVDGGLLNTIPSDVAKVMGADKVVAVDVNSARGQGTDNLRILDVIGATIRIMGSVNAVIGKRFADVLIEPDLKKFKATSKEGYAEMIEMGYKAAKKSINDILKFL, encoded by the coding sequence ATGGCTCTGTTTTTCTTTAAAAGGCGCAAAAAAAATTCCTTGGGCTTGGCTTTGGGCGGGGGCGCGGCCAAGGGTTTTGCGCATATAGGCGTTATTAAGGCGTTTGAGGAACATAACATTAATTTTGACTATGTGGCGGGCACAAGCGCGGGCGCTATCGTGGGCGCGCTGTTTTGCGCGGGCGCGAACAGCCAAGACCTTGTCAATATTGCGCATGAGATAGACCCGCGCGCGATAAGGCGGGTTTTGTCCTTGCCGCCTATAGATACCTCTCGCCTTGAGAATATTTTGAAAAAATATTTGGGCGATATAACTTTTCGGGATTTAAAAACGCCTTTTATAGCCGTCGCCGTGGATTTGAAAGAGGGCGCGCAAGTCTTGCTGCAAAGCGGCCAAGTGGCAAAGGCGGTAAGCGCAAGCTGCGCCATACCCTTTTTTTTCAAGCCGGTAATCATAGATAATATGCATTTGGTGGACGGGGGGTTGCTCAATACCATACCCAGCGATGTTGCCAAAGTAATGGGCGCGGACAAAGTGGTAGCGGTGGACGTAAACAGCGCCCGCGGTCAAGGCACGGACAACCTGAGGATTTTGGATGTCATAGGCGCGACTATCAGGATAATGGGCTCGGTCAACGCGGTGATAGGCAAAAGGTTTGCCGATGTGTTGATAGAGCCCGACCTAAAAAAATTTAAGGCCACAAGCAAAGAAGGCTATGCGGAGATGATAGAAATGGGGTATAAAGCGGCGAAAAAATCAATTAATGATATTTTAAAATTTTTGTAA
- the gyrB gene encoding DNA topoisomerase (ATP-hydrolyzing) subunit B, translated as MTIKNYTDEKNVYSYDETKIQVLEGLDPVRKRPGMYIGSTDEQGLHHLVVEIVDNSVDEALAGYCNKIVVNLNKDGSCTVADNGRGIPTGIHKKEKVSAVEVVLTKLHAGGKFGQGGYKVSGGLHGVGLSVVNALSEWLEVEVHQNGKKYIQNYNRGVPQRSLQEIGEAQDTGTNITFMPDSDIFETTVFSYDILKSRLREVAYLNKGLTIELNDFRPGMERSDTFYYEGGIVDFLNYLNRAKETLFSQPVYMDYEYEEGQVEIALQYNESYNEVIYTYANNINTEEGGTHLMGFRNALTKIINDCGKKLNILKDDEKLAGEDVREGVTAIISVKLLEPQFEGQTKTKLGNSEIRSLVERAMHEGFGTFLEENPKEARELVLKCLTAQRAREAARAARELTKRKSVLESSTLPGKLADCSETDPQLCEIYIVEGDSAGGTAKQGRDRRFQAVLPLRGKILNVEKARLDKVLENNEIKNMITAFGCGVSDDFDASKLRYNRIICMTDADVDGSHIRILLLTFFFRYMRPLIEKGHIYIAQPPLYKVSRGGKDVYCYNDAELEETLNQMGRKNVVIQRYKGLGEMNAEQLWHTTMNPETRTMLQVTMEDALEADEMFSILMGEAPELRRQFIEDNATLIKELDI; from the coding sequence ATGACCATAAAAAACTATACCGATGAAAAAAATGTTTATTCTTATGACGAGACCAAAATTCAAGTTTTGGAAGGGCTGGACCCTGTAAGGAAAAGGCCCGGAATGTATATAGGCTCTACAGACGAGCAAGGCTTGCACCACTTGGTTGTGGAAATAGTGGATAACAGCGTGGACGAGGCGCTGGCGGGATATTGCAATAAGATTGTTGTCAACCTTAACAAGGACGGTTCTTGCACCGTGGCCGATAACGGCAGAGGAATACCGACCGGCATACACAAAAAAGAAAAAGTCTCGGCGGTTGAGGTGGTTTTGACCAAGTTGCACGCGGGCGGCAAGTTTGGCCAAGGCGGTTATAAAGTTAGCGGCGGGCTGCACGGCGTGGGCTTGTCGGTGGTAAACGCATTGAGCGAATGGCTAGAGGTGGAGGTCCATCAAAACGGCAAAAAATATATTCAAAATTACAACCGCGGCGTTCCGCAAAGAAGCTTGCAAGAAATCGGCGAGGCCCAGGATACGGGCACAAATATAACGTTTATGCCCGACTCTGACATCTTTGAAACCACGGTTTTTTCTTACGATATATTAAAGTCAAGGCTTAGGGAAGTGGCCTATCTTAACAAAGGCCTTACCATAGAGCTCAACGACTTCAGGCCAGGCATGGAGCGCAGCGATACTTTTTATTACGAAGGCGGGATTGTCGACTTTTTGAATTATCTTAACCGCGCCAAAGAGACTTTGTTTAGCCAGCCTGTCTATATGGACTACGAATACGAGGAAGGGCAGGTGGAGATCGCTTTGCAATATAACGAAAGCTATAACGAGGTGATTTATACCTACGCGAATAACATCAATACCGAAGAAGGCGGAACCCACCTTATGGGTTTTAGAAACGCGCTTACCAAAATTATTAACGATTGCGGAAAAAAATTAAACATCTTAAAAGACGACGAAAAGCTCGCGGGCGAGGATGTGAGAGAGGGCGTCACCGCGATAATAAGCGTCAAGCTCTTGGAGCCGCAGTTTGAGGGGCAGACCAAGACCAAGTTGGGCAATTCCGAAATCAGAAGCCTGGTAGAGCGCGCCATGCATGAAGGTTTTGGCACTTTCTTGGAAGAAAACCCCAAAGAAGCAAGGGAATTGGTTTTGAAATGCCTTACCGCGCAGCGGGCCCGAGAAGCGGCTAGAGCGGCTAGAGAATTGACCAAGCGCAAATCCGTTTTGGAATCTTCAACCTTGCCCGGCAAGCTAGCCGATTGTTCGGAGACCGACCCGCAATTGTGCGAAATTTATATAGTGGAGGGCGACTCGGCGGGCGGCACAGCCAAGCAGGGCAGGGACAGGCGTTTTCAGGCCGTATTGCCGCTAAGAGGCAAAATTTTGAACGTGGAGAAGGCGCGGCTTGACAAAGTCTTGGAAAACAACGAGATAAAAAACATGATCACGGCGTTTGGTTGCGGCGTTTCTGACGATTTTGACGCGTCCAAACTAAGATACAACCGTATAATTTGCATGACGGACGCCGATGTGGACGGAAGCCATATAAGGATTTTGCTTTTGACATTTTTCTTTAGGTATATGCGCCCCTTGATAGAAAAGGGACATATATATATCGCGCAGCCGCCTTTGTATAAGGTCAGCCGCGGTGGCAAAGATGTCTATTGCTACAACGACGCCGAGCTAGAGGAGACTTTGAACCAAATGGGACGCAAAAACGTAGTCATCCAAAGATACAAGGGCTTGGGCGAGATGAACGCCGAACAGCTTTGGCATACGACTATGAACCCCGAAACGCGCACTATGCTGCAAGTTACCATGGAAGACGCGCTAGAGGCCGACGAGATGTTTTCTATCTTGATGGGCGAAGCGCCCGAGCTAAGGCGCCAGTTTATTGAGGATAACGCGACGCTTATCAAAGAATTGGATATATAA
- a CDS encoding SLC45 family MFS transporter, translating into MYNSQNPVLKLNIGRTILIGLAFMSICLFWEIYDAVMPLFLRNFPVFAQNKTLVGIIMALDNVLALVLLPYMGKLSDDFPKIFKNHPKLLKLGKRMPFIICGTVLAAIALMLVTLGHETQNLLLMLTATAFLLVFMSLYRSPAVAFMPDVTPKPLRSKANAIINIMGVVGGVLSMGFTWIFLKTRTETINGEDVKFVEFGAQNWGLMLTVIGVMLLALVIMILTIRENQFVEEKKKLLAQAGLVEDEQDLPEEQQKLIEQKEGGRFKKLGLTKAQLISLILLLSAAFLWFMAYNGAKTFYSTFYYEFLNKEDFQLPLIIGQAAGFLAFVPAGLLGSKIGRKNTVLTGIAICIFGLLIACVMVFTVPRTNENLVNMLMVLVFIFVGTGWATINVHSYVMSVEMASKHNTGAFTGLYYSFTMTAQILTPIIVGAITDISNSFKYMFPYSAGLMMLAFIVMLFVRHGNSKPLRQKAIDLLGQEDN; encoded by the coding sequence ATGTATAACAGCCAAAATCCTGTTCTTAAACTAAACATAGGCAGAACCATTCTTATAGGCTTGGCTTTTATGTCCATTTGCTTGTTTTGGGAAATCTATGACGCGGTTATGCCTTTATTTTTGAGGAATTTTCCCGTTTTTGCCCAAAACAAAACGCTAGTCGGCATTATCATGGCCTTGGACAATGTGCTGGCTTTGGTCTTGCTTCCCTATATGGGCAAGCTGTCCGACGACTTCCCCAAGATTTTCAAAAACCATCCAAAATTATTAAAGCTGGGCAAACGCATGCCCTTTATTATTTGCGGAACGGTTTTGGCGGCGATAGCGCTTATGCTTGTGACTTTGGGGCATGAAACCCAAAACCTTTTGTTGATGCTGACAGCCACCGCATTTTTGTTGGTGTTTATGTCGCTTTACCGCTCGCCCGCCGTGGCTTTTATGCCCGATGTGACGCCCAAACCGCTAAGAAGCAAAGCCAACGCCATAATTAATATTATGGGCGTGGTAGGCGGAGTTTTGAGCATGGGCTTTACCTGGATTTTCTTGAAAACGCGGACCGAGACCATAAACGGCGAAGACGTTAAGTTTGTGGAATTTGGCGCCCAAAACTGGGGGCTTATGCTTACGGTAATAGGCGTTATGCTGCTGGCTTTGGTTATAATGATTTTAACCATACGCGAAAACCAATTTGTGGAAGAGAAGAAAAAATTATTGGCCCAAGCCGGCCTTGTGGAAGACGAGCAAGATTTGCCCGAAGAGCAGCAAAAATTAATAGAGCAAAAAGAAGGCGGCAGATTCAAAAAACTTGGCTTGACAAAAGCCCAGCTTATAAGCCTTATCTTGCTGTTGAGCGCGGCGTTTTTGTGGTTTATGGCTTATAACGGGGCCAAAACATTTTATTCCACTTTTTATTACGAGTTTCTAAACAAAGAAGATTTTCAACTGCCTTTGATTATCGGGCAAGCCGCGGGCTTTTTGGCTTTTGTGCCCGCCGGGCTTTTGGGCAGCAAAATCGGCAGAAAAAACACCGTCTTGACGGGCATTGCTATTTGTATTTTTGGTTTGTTGATAGCCTGCGTAATGGTGTTTACCGTGCCCAGAACCAATGAAAACCTAGTCAATATGCTTATGGTTTTGGTCTTTATCTTTGTGGGCACGGGCTGGGCGACAATCAACGTGCACTCTTATGTAATGAGCGTGGAAATGGCTAGCAAGCATAACACGGGCGCGTTTACCGGGCTTTATTATAGCTTCACCATGACCGCCCAAATACTTACCCCTATAATAGTGGGCGCTATTACGGATATAAGCAACAGCTTTAAATACATGTTCCCGTATTCAGCGGGATTGATGATGTTAGCGTTTATCGTGATGCTGTTTGTGCGCCACGGCAATTCCAAGCCGCTAAGGCAAAAGGCCATAGATTTGCTAGGCCAAGAGGATAATTAA